A window of the Nitrosococcus wardiae genome harbors these coding sequences:
- a CDS encoding transposase, whose amino-acid sequence MSSLSTAQRKFMKVLLTTWMCLRGKATFRNLSRYSQLNEKTYARWFRRPFDFVEFNRLCLADLLAQRTRLIAVMDCSFSEKSGRHTYGLDKFYNSTHDRAQKGLEISTLAFVDVEYATAYSFSTRQTPPPEHPDETRVDGYLQHLREDRHALPDTIDYLVTDGYYSKKKFTDGVVDIGLHQIGKLRHDANLRYLYQGPQKPRGRRRQYDGKVQFDDLSRLKWVREMEGVYIYTTVVHSVGLKRTIRITYLLKPDGHRLQTALLFSTDTELSAEQMYRYYKARFQIEFLFRDAKQFTGLSDCQARSKEALHFHFNAAMTVLNLLKLEDRQQASNSQGHVISIMSWKIRKFNAHLLQRFSEKLGLDFSLIKSHPAYETLQNYGATAA is encoded by the coding sequence ATGTCCAGTCTCTCCACGGCGCAACGTAAGTTTATGAAGGTGTTATTAACGACGTGGATGTGTCTGCGTGGCAAAGCCACCTTTCGTAATTTAAGCCGTTATAGCCAACTCAATGAGAAGACGTACGCCCGGTGGTTCCGGCGACCGTTTGATTTTGTCGAGTTCAATCGTCTGTGTTTAGCCGATCTTTTGGCGCAGCGTACCCGGCTTATTGCCGTGATGGATTGCAGCTTTAGTGAAAAAAGTGGTCGGCACACCTATGGTTTGGATAAGTTCTACAACAGCACGCACGATAGGGCCCAGAAGGGTCTGGAAATCTCTACGCTGGCCTTCGTGGATGTGGAATATGCTACCGCCTACAGCTTCTCCACCCGCCAGACGCCTCCCCCTGAGCATCCGGATGAAACACGAGTGGATGGGTACTTGCAGCATCTCAGAGAAGACCGGCACGCGTTGCCCGACACCATCGATTACCTGGTCACCGACGGCTATTACAGCAAAAAGAAGTTTACTGATGGGGTCGTGGACATCGGTCTTCATCAGATCGGCAAGCTTCGCCACGACGCCAACCTACGCTATCTCTACCAGGGTCCACAAAAACCCCGGGGCCGTCGCAGGCAGTACGACGGCAAGGTGCAATTTGACGACTTGAGCCGCCTTAAGTGGGTCCGGGAAATGGAGGGGGTCTATATTTACACCACAGTCGTCCACAGTGTCGGGCTCAAACGCACGATCCGCATCACCTATTTGCTCAAGCCAGATGGGCACAGGTTGCAGACCGCTCTGCTATTTTCGACCGATACCGAACTCTCTGCGGAGCAGATGTATCGGTACTACAAAGCCCGTTTTCAAATCGAATTTCTATTTCGTGACGCTAAGCAATTTACCGGCTTGTCCGACTGCCAGGCGCGAAGCAAAGAAGCCCTTCATTTTCACTTCAATGCCGCCATGACCGTGTTGAATCTGCTTAAACTTGAAGACCGTCAGCAAGCTTCAAACTCACAGGGGCACGTCATTTCTATCATGAGCTGGAAAATCCGTAAATTCAACGCGCATCTGCTCCAACGATTTTCTGAAAAGTTAGGTTTAGACTTCAGTTTGATAAAATCCCATCCCGCCTATGAAACCCTGCAAAACTATGGGGCTACGGCAGCTTAA
- a CDS encoding AAA family ATPase: MTEPVGTLIKALQQPKVYNHAVENLTLIETHISWLVLTGPYVYKIKKPLNLGFLDFSTLDKRRHYCHEELRLNRRLAPEIYLEVVPISGSPAHPCLGGADAPIEYAVKMVQFPQQARLDYCLQRGELSPELIGSLANKVATFHQSIAIAPQDSPYGTPEAVLQPALENFEQVNTFLAEEKEDQEWLARLRQWTEEKWQQLQPEFIDRKKAGSVRECHGDLHLGNIALRNSQFVIFDCIEFNENLRWIDIMSELAFLVMDLEDRGRPDLAHHCLNRYLEHSGDYPGLAVLNYYQVYRALVRAKVTAIRLGQAPSPPEAQAVKEDYRSYLKLALGYIQPAQTFLIITHGLSGSGKTTLSQPLLDRLGAIRLRSDIERKRLHGLKSRDRLGEGVATGIYSAQSSRQTYQHLQQLAQTVLTAGYPVLVDAAFLKQVQRQAFQDLAQTLSVPFAILDFRCDPQQLQQRIRERQRQDRDASDADLAVLEHQQTTQEPLTEAEQNITLPIETSQPLNMESLAEQLLHQLHPTP; encoded by the coding sequence ATGACTGAACCGGTGGGCACCCTGATTAAAGCCCTCCAACAGCCTAAAGTTTACAATCATGCCGTTGAAAACCTTACCCTGATTGAAACCCACATTTCCTGGCTGGTGCTGACTGGACCCTATGTCTATAAAATCAAAAAACCCCTTAATTTAGGTTTCCTCGATTTTTCCACCCTAGACAAGCGCCGCCACTATTGTCATGAGGAATTACGGCTCAACCGGCGGCTTGCCCCCGAAATCTACCTGGAGGTGGTTCCTATCAGCGGCAGTCCCGCCCATCCCTGTCTTGGCGGTGCCGACGCCCCCATAGAATACGCAGTCAAAATGGTCCAATTTCCCCAGCAAGCCCGCCTAGACTACTGCTTGCAGCGGGGCGAATTGTCTCCAGAACTCATCGGGAGCTTAGCCAATAAAGTCGCGACCTTTCACCAAAGCATTGCCATTGCCCCCCAAGACAGCCCTTATGGTACCCCCGAGGCGGTGCTGCAACCGGCCTTAGAAAACTTTGAACAGGTGAATACCTTTCTTGCAGAAGAGAAGGAGGATCAAGAATGGCTGGCTCGCCTTCGGCAATGGACGGAGGAAAAATGGCAGCAACTGCAACCAGAATTTATCGACCGTAAAAAGGCAGGTTCTGTGCGAGAATGTCACGGCGATTTGCATCTAGGCAATATCGCCTTAAGGAATAGCCAGTTCGTCATTTTTGACTGTATTGAATTTAATGAGAACCTACGTTGGATTGATATCATGAGTGAGCTTGCCTTCCTGGTCATGGACCTGGAGGATCGGGGCCGCCCGGATCTGGCCCATCATTGCCTTAACCGCTACCTAGAACACAGCGGCGATTATCCTGGACTGGCGGTACTGAATTACTATCAAGTTTATCGTGCTCTCGTCCGGGCCAAGGTCACCGCTATCCGCCTGGGACAAGCCCCCTCGCCCCCCGAGGCCCAAGCCGTCAAGGAAGACTACCGCAGTTACCTCAAACTGGCCTTAGGCTATATTCAACCGGCCCAAACCTTTTTAATCATTACCCATGGTCTCTCCGGGAGCGGTAAAACCACCTTGAGTCAGCCCCTCCTCGATCGCCTCGGCGCCATCCGCTTGCGCTCGGATATTGAACGCAAACGCCTCCATGGTTTGAAATCCCGAGACCGTCTCGGTGAAGGGGTAGCTACCGGAATTTATTCTGCACAATCCAGTCGCCAAACTTACCAGCACCTCCAGCAACTTGCCCAAACTGTGCTAACAGCGGGGTACCCTGTCCTTGTGGATGCGGCCTTTCTCAAGCAAGTACAACGCCAAGCCTTTCAGGACTTAGCCCAAACACTAAGCGTGCCCTTTGCCATCCTAGATTTTCGCTGCGATCCCCAGCAGCTACAGCAGCGGATACGGGAACGCCAGCGTCAGGACAGGGATGCCTCCGATGCCGATCTCGCTGTCCTGGAACACCAGCAAACGACTCAGGAACCCCTAACTGAAGCGGAGCAAAACATCACCCTTCCCATTGAAACTTCCCAGCCTTTGAATATGGAGAGCCTGGCGGAGCAGCTTCTTCATCAATTGCACCCAACCCCCTAA
- a CDS encoding multifunctional CCA addition/repair protein, translating to MEIYLVGGAVRDKLLGRPVKERDYVVVGATPASLLAQGYRPVGKDFPVFLHPQTQEEYALARTERKTGPGYKGFEVYAAPDVTLEEDLQRRDLTINAIAESPEGVLFDPFGGQQDLEQGILRHVSPAFVEDPVRILRVARFAARFDFEVAPETMALMQAMVAAGEVDHLVPERVWKELEQALAESYPRRFFETLRACGALARIFPEIERLFGVPQPKRYHPEIDTGIHTLKVLDIAARLSQDTQVRFAALTHDLGKGETPPSEWPHHRGHGERGAALVQTLCQRLRVPKAYQELAVHVARYHDQVHRAQELRPGTLLKLLNRVDVFRRPSRFEQFLLACEADARGRAGLESRPYPQADRLRSAFRAAAAVTARPLVAAGLQGEAIARELQQQRIKAIKQIIMN from the coding sequence GTGGAAATCTATCTCGTCGGTGGTGCTGTCCGGGACAAGCTTCTAGGACGCCCGGTTAAGGAGCGGGACTATGTGGTCGTGGGAGCCACCCCGGCCAGCCTGCTCGCCCAAGGCTACCGCCCCGTCGGAAAGGATTTTCCTGTGTTTCTTCATCCTCAAACTCAGGAGGAATATGCCCTGGCCCGGACTGAACGCAAGACCGGGCCAGGCTACAAAGGCTTTGAGGTTTACGCCGCCCCCGACGTTACCTTGGAAGAAGACTTACAGCGTCGGGATCTCACCATCAATGCCATTGCCGAATCTCCTGAGGGTGTGCTTTTCGATCCCTTTGGAGGACAGCAGGATCTGGAACAGGGAATCTTGCGGCACGTCTCCCCCGCTTTTGTTGAAGATCCCGTCCGTATCCTGCGGGTGGCCCGCTTTGCTGCCCGCTTTGATTTTGAGGTGGCTCCTGAAACCATGGCCCTCATGCAAGCAATGGTGGCCGCCGGCGAGGTGGATCACTTAGTGCCCGAACGGGTGTGGAAGGAATTAGAGCAAGCCCTCGCCGAGTCCTATCCCCGGCGATTCTTTGAAACCCTAAGGGCCTGCGGTGCCTTGGCCCGGATCTTTCCTGAGATTGAGCGCCTATTTGGTGTTCCCCAACCTAAGCGCTACCACCCCGAAATCGACACCGGCATCCATACTTTGAAGGTCCTAGACATAGCCGCCCGCCTAAGCCAGGATACCCAAGTCCGCTTCGCCGCCTTAACCCATGACCTGGGCAAGGGGGAAACCCCCCCCTCTGAATGGCCCCACCATCGCGGCCATGGGGAGCGGGGAGCCGCTTTGGTCCAGACCCTCTGCCAACGCTTGCGAGTTCCCAAAGCTTATCAGGAGCTTGCCGTCCATGTGGCCCGCTACCATGACCAAGTCCATCGGGCTCAGGAGTTACGCCCCGGGACCCTCCTCAAACTGCTCAATAGAGTCGATGTTTTCCGTCGGCCTTCCCGTTTCGAGCAGTTCTTGCTGGCCTGTGAAGCGGATGCCCGGGGACGGGCTGGATTAGAAAGCCGGCCCTACCCTCAGGCTGACCGGCTCCGATCCGCCTTTCGCGCGGCGGCGGCAGTAACCGCACGGCCTCTGGTGGCAGCGGGCCTCCAAGGTGAGGCGATTGCCCGAGAACTCCAGCAGCAGCGAATTAAAGCCATTAAGCAAATCATAATGAATTGA
- a CDS encoding complex I NDUFA9 subunit family protein, whose translation MNEQTVCILGGTGFVGRWLAAHLVDHGYRVRVLTRHRQRHRDLLVLPALQLKEADVHDPAQLAAQLSGCHSVINLVGILNEKGRDGSGFRRVHADLAAKVAQACLDTGIQRLLHMSALNADANQGASHYLRSKGEGEARVLALAEQGLQVTIFRPSIIFGPGDNFFNRFGALLKLSPFVFPLACPDARLTPVYVGEVAQAFVRTLPDKDSFGQSYELCGPKIYTLKQVVEYTAKVLGLRRRIIGLSDKLSRLQADIFEYLPGKPFSKDNYDSLQAPSICHQNGLSELGIEPTTIDAVVPTYLGQHNQRSHYLELRQHAHRPEETGLS comes from the coding sequence ATGAACGAACAGACCGTCTGCATCCTGGGAGGTACAGGTTTTGTTGGTCGATGGCTAGCTGCCCACTTGGTGGACCATGGCTATAGGGTGCGGGTGCTAACCCGGCACCGGCAACGGCACCGGGATTTACTTGTCTTGCCCGCTTTACAACTCAAGGAAGCCGATGTTCACGATCCGGCCCAGCTCGCAGCCCAGTTGAGCGGCTGCCATAGCGTGATTAATTTGGTGGGCATTCTTAATGAAAAAGGACGTGATGGCAGCGGCTTCCGTCGAGTTCATGCGGATCTGGCAGCGAAAGTGGCCCAAGCTTGTCTTGATACCGGCATTCAGCGATTGCTCCACATGAGTGCACTTAACGCCGATGCCAACCAGGGCGCCAGTCATTATCTGCGTAGCAAGGGGGAAGGGGAAGCCCGGGTGCTGGCCTTAGCGGAACAGGGACTTCAGGTCACCATCTTCCGACCCTCTATCATCTTTGGCCCCGGCGACAATTTTTTTAACCGTTTTGGTGCCTTACTCAAGCTGTCGCCTTTTGTCTTCCCTTTGGCCTGTCCGGATGCCCGCCTTACTCCGGTCTATGTGGGGGAGGTAGCCCAAGCCTTTGTCCGCACCCTCCCGGATAAGGACAGCTTTGGTCAGAGCTATGAATTGTGTGGCCCCAAGATCTACACGCTGAAGCAAGTAGTCGAATATACGGCCAAGGTCCTAGGCCTCAGGCGCAGAATCATCGGACTTTCCGATAAACTGAGCCGTCTGCAGGCGGACATTTTTGAATACCTGCCTGGAAAACCTTTTTCCAAGGACAATTATGACTCCTTGCAGGCACCTAGCATCTGCCATCAAAATGGGCTGAGCGAGCTGGGGATCGAACCTACCACCATTGATGCAGTGGTCCCTACATATCTCGGCCAACATAATCAAAGGAGCCATTATCTTGAATTGCGGCAACATGCCCATCGCCCTGAAGAAACTGGTTTGAGCTAG
- a CDS encoding NAD-dependent succinate-semialdehyde dehydrogenase: MAFESVNPATGQSLKTFSAWDKGTIEEALQQVQESRFVWATRPLSERCRLLGVVARQLRERKEDLARVITLEMGKLVTEARAEIEKCAWVCEYYAEQAPRFLADEVVESDAGRSYVALQPLGTVLAIMPWNFPFWQVFRFCAPALVAGNTALLKHASNVPQCALAIEQTLLEAGFPHGVFRTLLVTSAQAAEVIADPRVQGVTLTGSEAAGRKVAECAGQHLKKTVLELGGADPFIVLADADLEQTVPVAVQSRFVNGGQSCIAAKRFIVMEKVADEFVARFQTSLEALRPGDPLDEQTTLAPLARLDLREELHRQVKASIEQGAVAVTGCHPLAGPGAYYAPSILDRVQPGMPAFEEELFGPVAAIIRVADEVEAVALANASRYGLGGSVWSRDVPRAEALALQLQCGAAFVNGLVKSDPRLPFGGVKCSGYGRELSWHGMREFVNQKTVWIK, translated from the coding sequence ATGGCTTTTGAATCTGTCAATCCGGCCACGGGCCAATCTCTCAAAACCTTTAGCGCCTGGGACAAGGGGACCATTGAGGAGGCCCTCCAGCAGGTACAGGAAAGTCGTTTTGTTTGGGCAACCCGCCCCCTTTCGGAGCGCTGCCGCTTATTAGGGGTGGTCGCCCGGCAGCTCCGGGAGCGCAAAGAAGACTTGGCTCGGGTGATTACCCTTGAAATGGGTAAGCTTGTCACTGAGGCCCGGGCGGAGATTGAGAAATGCGCCTGGGTCTGTGAATATTATGCCGAGCAGGCTCCCCGATTTCTCGCCGATGAGGTGGTTGAAAGCGATGCCGGCCGTAGCTATGTGGCCTTACAGCCGCTAGGTACCGTATTAGCGATTATGCCTTGGAATTTTCCTTTTTGGCAGGTATTTCGCTTTTGCGCCCCTGCCCTGGTGGCCGGGAATACGGCTTTATTAAAGCATGCCTCCAACGTTCCCCAGTGTGCCCTTGCCATTGAGCAGACTTTGCTAGAGGCCGGTTTTCCCCACGGGGTGTTTCGCACCTTGTTGGTCACTTCGGCTCAAGCGGCAGAGGTGATTGCCGATCCTCGAGTCCAGGGGGTGACCCTTACGGGGAGTGAGGCTGCTGGGCGTAAGGTGGCTGAATGCGCCGGTCAGCACTTGAAGAAAACGGTGCTAGAGCTAGGAGGCGCAGATCCTTTTATTGTGTTGGCGGATGCCGATTTGGAGCAAACGGTGCCGGTGGCCGTGCAGTCCCGTTTTGTCAATGGAGGACAAAGCTGCATTGCCGCTAAACGCTTTATTGTGATGGAAAAAGTGGCGGATGAATTTGTCGCTCGCTTTCAGACTAGTTTGGAAGCTCTGCGGCCAGGTGATCCCTTGGATGAGCAGACCACCCTGGCACCGCTGGCCCGGTTGGATTTGCGTGAGGAGCTCCACCGACAGGTGAAGGCGAGTATTGAACAGGGGGCAGTGGCGGTCACCGGATGCCACCCTTTGGCCGGACCGGGGGCCTACTATGCTCCTTCTATTCTAGACCGAGTACAACCAGGAATGCCGGCCTTCGAGGAGGAACTTTTTGGGCCTGTGGCCGCCATTATCCGGGTTGCGGACGAGGTGGAAGCGGTCGCCCTGGCCAATGCCTCCCGTTATGGTCTTGGGGGGAGTGTTTGGAGCCGGGATGTGCCACGGGCTGAGGCGCTAGCCTTGCAACTCCAATGCGGGGCGGCCTTTGTCAATGGTTTGGTGAAAAGCGATCCCCGTTTGCCTTTTGGCGGGGTTAAGTGCTCCGGCTATGGGCGGGAACTGTCTTGGCACGGGATGCGGGAGTTTGTTAATCAGAAGACCGTATGGATCAAGTAA
- a CDS encoding response regulator, translating to MAPRTALVVDDSRVARIAISKLLKERNFNVDDVASGEEALEYLEHHRPDIVFMDVMMPGMGGLEATRAILSQEATRSLPVVMCTGKETAADQNFALEVGARDVLAKPAGEENLDRVLQALVTDSSAATATGEVDAFVHERMPTATQGVDARGGTETLATQELIEQAVAEARRASQELTEGIAREVAERVSRQLVEKLVPELAERVARETAQSVSQEVANKALVAVQEQAEQKAQATAEAVALKAGQEVMGKAEEAVKAMARSASAQAVAAFLEQQQAQFRETLQKAAEQTVAAAAERHVASSFSRYVQEQGRALIRQIMEETAQEEAVSKEASQQNRSGLWKWRWGRS from the coding sequence ATGGCCCCACGTACCGCCTTAGTCGTTGATGACTCCAGGGTTGCCCGGATCGCAATCTCTAAATTACTTAAGGAACGCAATTTTAATGTAGATGACGTTGCTTCCGGTGAAGAGGCTTTGGAGTATTTGGAACACCACCGGCCTGATATTGTTTTTATGGACGTCATGATGCCTGGTATGGGGGGACTGGAAGCGACCCGCGCCATTTTGTCGCAGGAAGCGACCCGCTCATTGCCTGTGGTGATGTGTACAGGGAAGGAAACCGCAGCCGATCAAAATTTCGCCCTGGAAGTCGGTGCTAGGGATGTCTTGGCCAAGCCAGCGGGAGAAGAAAATCTAGATCGTGTCCTGCAGGCGCTGGTGACCGATTCTTCAGCCGCGACGGCTACTGGAGAGGTGGATGCTTTTGTTCATGAAAGGATGCCCACTGCGACCCAAGGGGTTGATGCCAGGGGAGGGACAGAGACCCTTGCTACCCAAGAGCTTATTGAGCAAGCAGTCGCTGAGGCCCGTCGGGCGAGCCAAGAGCTAACAGAAGGCATTGCCCGGGAGGTGGCGGAGCGCGTAAGCCGGCAACTGGTTGAAAAACTTGTTCCTGAATTAGCCGAACGAGTCGCGAGAGAGACGGCCCAATCAGTGTCCCAGGAAGTTGCTAACAAGGCGCTGGTCGCCGTCCAGGAACAAGCGGAACAAAAAGCACAGGCGACGGCCGAAGCGGTTGCCCTAAAAGCCGGTCAGGAAGTGATGGGTAAGGCTGAAGAAGCGGTTAAAGCCATGGCCCGTTCTGCCAGTGCCCAGGCTGTAGCGGCATTTTTGGAGCAGCAACAAGCCCAATTCCGGGAGACATTGCAAAAGGCTGCCGAGCAAACGGTAGCGGCAGCCGCAGAAAGGCATGTGGCTTCGAGCTTCTCCCGTTATGTGCAAGAACAGGGCCGGGCTTTGATCCGGCAGATCATGGAGGAGACAGCACAGGAAGAAGCCGTATCAAAGGAGGCGTCTCAGCAAAACCGCTCGGGTTTGTGGAAGTGGCGTTGGGGGAGGTCCTAA
- the prmC gene encoding peptide chain release factor N(5)-glutamine methyltransferase yields the protein MVPNISIASVIELAADRLASTGSGRLEAELLLSFLLEVERSSLHAWPERELTSVQWSRFEQLLQRRAKGEPLAYIRGRQEFWSFDLRVTEATLIPRPETEQLVEESLKRMASEQPLKIADLGTGSGAIALAIGSERPRAQVIGTDISAAALAVARENGRCLGLENVTFRRGDWFTPLGGERFHLLVSNPPYIAEGDPHLTQGGLEFEPDTALIAGDKGLGAIRHIATGAREHLVEGGWLLLEHGYDQGPSLLELLTTLGYRQVVDFCDLAGVPRVVVGQWRPC from the coding sequence ATGGTGCCCAATATTTCTATTGCCTCGGTGATTGAACTTGCCGCAGACCGCTTAGCTTCTACGGGCAGCGGGCGCTTAGAGGCCGAGCTGTTGTTAAGTTTTCTCCTTGAAGTAGAGCGAAGTTCCCTCCACGCCTGGCCTGAGCGGGAGTTAACGTCGGTTCAATGGAGCCGCTTTGAGCAACTATTGCAGCGCCGAGCCAAGGGGGAACCCTTAGCTTATATCCGTGGCCGGCAAGAATTTTGGTCCTTTGACCTGCGGGTCACTGAAGCGACTTTGATTCCCCGCCCGGAAACGGAGCAACTAGTGGAAGAGTCCCTAAAACGGATGGCTTCAGAACAACCCCTTAAAATCGCCGATTTGGGAACGGGCAGCGGAGCTATAGCGCTGGCCATTGGGAGCGAACGGCCCCGGGCCCAGGTGATTGGGACCGACATTTCAGCCGCCGCCCTTGCCGTAGCGAGGGAGAATGGGAGGTGCCTAGGGCTTGAAAATGTCACTTTTCGGCGAGGGGATTGGTTTACTCCCTTGGGGGGGGAGCGTTTCCACCTCCTGGTTAGTAATCCACCCTATATCGCGGAGGGGGATCCCCATCTGACCCAAGGGGGGCTAGAGTTTGAGCCTGACACGGCTTTGATTGCGGGAGACAAGGGTTTAGGGGCGATACGCCATATTGCCACAGGGGCTCGGGAACACCTGGTTGAGGGGGGGTGGTTATTGCTGGAACATGGCTATGATCAGGGACCGTCCCTTTTAGAATTGCTTACAACGCTAGGTTACCGGCAGGTGGTGGATTTTTGCGATTTGGCTGGGGTGCCCCGGGTGGTGGTCGGGCAATGGCGGCCTTGCTAA
- a CDS encoding YbgA family protein produces MSMTPAPLKGEAPSPQSLGIPRIRIAVSSCLLGEKVRFDGGHKRDTYVTEALTAYFDFVPVCPEVAIGMSVPREPIHIVKTEQGLRVRGTRHRDLDVTDKLRQFGEAMAEELGDIELGDIDGYILKKDSPSCGMERVRVHGTGGAPSRTGVGMYAQAFMARRPWLPVEEEGRLNDPVLRENFFERVFVHYRWRQMQAEGMTPATLVEFHSRHKFAVMAHSQAAYRRLGRLVAKAGSEPIETLATAYEAELMSALKKCATRRGHANVLMHLLGFLRTQLDKEDRAELLESIENYRLGLVPLVVPITLLKHHFRRHPNPYVNKQYYLNPHPPELMLRNLI; encoded by the coding sequence ATGTCTATGACCCCCGCCCCTCTCAAGGGAGAAGCCCCGTCTCCCCAATCTCTTGGAATTCCCCGAATACGCATTGCGGTGAGCAGTTGCCTCCTGGGGGAGAAGGTCCGTTTTGACGGGGGCCATAAGCGAGATACTTATGTGACTGAAGCCCTGACAGCCTATTTTGACTTTGTTCCCGTTTGTCCGGAAGTGGCCATCGGGATGAGCGTCCCCCGGGAGCCAATTCATATTGTGAAAACCGAGCAGGGGCTACGGGTGAGGGGTACACGGCATAGGGATCTGGATGTCACCGACAAGCTGCGCCAGTTTGGAGAAGCCATGGCCGAAGAACTGGGGGATATAGAACTGGGGGATATCGATGGCTATATCTTGAAGAAAGACTCCCCAAGCTGCGGGATGGAGCGGGTGCGGGTTCATGGCACTGGGGGCGCCCCTTCCCGGACAGGGGTGGGGATGTATGCCCAGGCTTTTATGGCGCGGCGACCCTGGCTGCCGGTAGAGGAAGAGGGGCGTTTAAATGATCCAGTATTGCGGGAGAACTTTTTTGAGCGGGTTTTTGTCCATTACCGCTGGCGGCAGATGCAGGCGGAGGGAATGACGCCTGCTACTTTGGTGGAGTTCCACAGTCGGCATAAATTTGCGGTCATGGCCCATAGCCAAGCGGCCTACCGGCGTTTGGGACGCTTGGTGGCAAAGGCGGGCAGCGAGCCCATTGAAACATTGGCGACAGCCTATGAGGCGGAATTGATGAGCGCCCTGAAAAAATGCGCCACCCGAAGGGGACATGCCAATGTGCTGATGCACCTGCTAGGATTTTTACGCACCCAGCTAGATAAAGAAGACCGGGCGGAACTCCTAGAGTCCATTGAAAATTACCGCCTGGGTCTGGTGCCCTTAGTTGTTCCCATCACTTTGCTCAAGCATCATTTCCGGCGCCACCCCAATCCCTATGTGAACAAGCAATATTATCTTAATCCCCACCCCCCCGAATTGATGCTGCGGAATTTAATCTAA
- a CDS encoding TIR domain-containing anti-phage reverse transcriptase has translation MSKLQFHLNKPLEEAAAQIVGAQTADDIAEVLEVPKGQLLHILYSYPDEKKYISFDIKKKNGGYRNIKAAKGGLRVLQSKLAPLLASHYRLKNPVHGFVKERNIVSNATQHKRKRYVFNVDLSDFYGTINFGRVRGLFRAKPFEMGEKAASVVAQICIFKNSLPQGAATSPIISNFIASELDRKLSRLARRYKLTYTRYADDITFSSNNRNFPEGIAFYDGNNPITNDCFVGQVLEETVSGCGFSINHEKTRLQIRGVRQDVTGLTVNEFPNVRRSYIRNIRALLHAWRKFGPDGVEVIYRRKYAKNKSRLVDTERHYFKEALYGMLAFLRMVRGEDELYLKLCLQTAELDKAPPELIKRMKEQYKMYDVFISHASEDKIDIVRPIYDACKSLGISAFLDEEEIDWGDSLTEVLNHALGKSKLFLAVLSNNSVGKKWPRKEINAALARQMDGKQKFLPLVVGSPDMDIFGLTNDLLYVNWKNNPDEIAEKLKFILSKYA, from the coding sequence TTGTCTAAACTACAATTTCATCTAAATAAACCCCTGGAAGAAGCGGCTGCGCAAATAGTTGGTGCGCAAACAGCTGATGATATCGCAGAAGTACTAGAAGTCCCGAAAGGCCAATTGCTTCACATTCTTTACTCATATCCTGATGAAAAGAAATACATTTCGTTTGACATAAAAAAAAAGAATGGAGGATATAGAAATATAAAAGCGGCTAAAGGCGGGTTAAGAGTGCTTCAAAGTAAGCTGGCCCCGCTACTTGCTTCCCATTACAGACTAAAAAATCCTGTACATGGTTTCGTAAAAGAAAGAAATATCGTTTCTAATGCAACGCAGCACAAGCGAAAACGTTACGTGTTTAATGTTGATCTAAGTGACTTCTATGGAACTATAAATTTTGGAAGGGTTAGGGGGTTATTTAGGGCAAAGCCGTTTGAAATGGGCGAAAAAGCAGCTTCGGTTGTGGCTCAGATATGTATATTTAAGAATAGCTTGCCGCAGGGGGCGGCAACCTCGCCAATAATATCTAATTTCATTGCATCGGAGCTTGATCGTAAACTTTCAAGATTGGCCAGGAGATACAAGCTAACGTACACCCGATATGCTGATGATATTACATTTTCTTCTAACAATAGAAATTTCCCAGAGGGAATTGCGTTTTACGATGGAAATAATCCAATAACGAACGATTGTTTTGTTGGACAGGTGCTAGAAGAAACCGTTTCTGGCTGTGGGTTTTCAATTAACCATGAAAAAACACGGCTACAAATCCGCGGCGTTAGACAAGATGTAACGGGTTTGACGGTTAATGAATTTCCGAATGTACGACGTTCATATATCCGCAACATTCGAGCTTTGCTTCACGCTTGGCGGAAATTTGGTCCAGATGGTGTGGAGGTAATATACAGAAGAAAATATGCAAAAAATAAGTCGCGCCTTGTAGATACCGAAAGACATTATTTCAAGGAAGCCCTATATGGCATGTTAGCCTTTCTGAGAATGGTTCGAGGCGAAGATGAGTTGTATCTAAAATTGTGTTTGCAAACTGCCGAGCTAGACAAAGCCCCACCGGAGCTTATCAAGAGAATGAAGGAACAATATAAGATGTACGATGTGTTTATATCTCACGCGAGCGAAGATAAGATAGATATCGTGAGGCCAATATATGACGCATGTAAGTCTTTGGGAATATCGGCTTTTCTAGATGAAGAAGAAATAGATTGGGGTGACTCGCTAACAGAAGTACTTAATCATGCGTTAGGAAAAAGTAAACTGTTTCTGGCGGTGTTATCCAACAATTCAGTTGGCAAAAAATGGCCTAGAAAAGAAATAAATGCGGCCTTAGCGCGTCAAATGGATGGCAAGCAAAAGTTTCTTCCACTCGTCGTCGGTTCGCCAGATATGGATATTTTTGGATTAACCAATGATCTTTTGTATGTAAACTGGAAAAATAATCCAGACGAGATTGCGGAGAAATTGAAATTTATACTTAGTAAATATGCCTAA